In Halobacteroides halobius DSM 5150, the genomic window TATCTTAAGCAAGAAAAAGAAATGTTAAAAGAAGAATTAGAAGATATTAAAAATCAATTGTCCAAATTAGAAAATACAGAGGAATAATTATTTTAAGAAAGGCTAGCTTTTAAGCTAGCCTTTCTGTATGTAGTTAATTTGGTTTCTAATTATTTGTTTTATTTTTTGGGATAATTTTAGTTAATCATTGACTGATTCAAGTTACAATATTATAATTCAATTAAGTAACCACTTAATTGAATGAAGGTGAGGTAAATGTATGATTGTAAATGTAAACATCTTGATTTGGGCAATTTTTAAAAAGAATATGAAGATTTATTATCTGGAGCCCCCAGTACTTATTTTTGGGGTTTTATTTCCTGGTTTTTTATTTTTAGCCTTTACTCAAGGGCGTAATATAGAGGTTAATAGTTTACTACCTGGATTATTAGGTATTATTTTCTTTTTTACTGGTTCTTCTGTAGGACCTTACATAACTCCCTGGGAGACAAGAACTAAAACTTTAGAACGGGTGCTAAGCACGCCAATTTCGGTAACAATATTAATTTTAGGTGATATAACAAGTGGTTTAATTTTTGGGATTAGTTTTTCTGCTTTGATATTATTAGGAGGAGTTTTGTTTTTTTAGATTACTATTAGTAATTTAGTTTTATTAGTTGGAGCTATTATTTTAGCTGCTTTTTGTTTTGCTTCTTTAGGTACTGTTTTTTCTGCTTTACCTACTGATAAACCATCTAATGTGATGATGATTTCTAATTTAGTTCGACTACCTTTAATTTTTATCAGTGGAGTTTTTATTCCAATTAATCAGCTTCCTTACTGGGGAAAACTCATAGCTCCTTTATCTCCTGTTACCTATGTTACTGATGTAATGCGGTATTTATTAAATCAATCTCATTACTTTACAGTTGAATATAATTTTTTTATGTTATTAGTTTTTAGTATATTATTATTTAGTTTAAGTATTTATTTTCATAAAAAAACTTTATTAAAGAGGATTTAATAGTAAAAGGGGGGGAGTTAAGATAAGAAATGTTATTAGTTAAATTATTTTTTACTTTTATGAAAATAGGAGCATTTACTTTTGGTAGCGGATATGCGATGTTGGCTTTAGCAGAAGAGGAGGTAGTAGAAGTTCATCAATGGTTAAGTGCAGAAGAATTTGCTGATGCTGTTTCTTTATCTGAAATGACTCCTGGGCCAATTATGATTAATTTAGCAACTTTTGTTGGTACTAAATTAAAAGGGACTTTTGGAGCAATAATAGCCAGTTTAGGTTTGATTATTCCTCCAATTATTGCTTTAATAATAATTACTAGGTTATATATAGATTATAAGGATAATCAAATTGTAGATAAAATTTTTAAAGGACTTAAACCTGCTGTAATTGGATTAATTATTACTGTAGTTATAAAATTAGGTAGGTCTACTTTTGTGGAAGTAAAGAGTGTTTTAATAACTATTATGACTATAATTAGTATATTAATAGGATTACATCCTATTTTAGCAGTAGTTGGAGCAGGTACTTTAGGAATTATAATTTTTTAAAGGAGATATTAAAAATGATTAATAAGATTAGGACTAAGCTAATTAATTTAGTTGAAGAAAATAATTTAAGAGATA contains:
- a CDS encoding ABC transporter permease, giving the protein MSNLVLLVGAIILAAFCFASLGTVFSALPTDKPSNVMMISNLVRLPLIFISGVFIPINQLPYWGKLIAPLSPVTYVTDVMRYLLNQSHYFTVEYNFFMLLVFSILLFSLSIYFHKKTLLKRI
- a CDS encoding chromate transporter, whose protein sequence is MLLVKLFFTFMKIGAFTFGSGYAMLALAEEEVVEVHQWLSAEEFADAVSLSEMTPGPIMINLATFVGTKLKGTFGAIIASLGLIIPPIIALIIITRLYIDYKDNQIVDKIFKGLKPAVIGLIITVVIKLGRSTFVEVKSVLITIMTIISILIGLHPILAVVGAGTLGIIIF